One window of the Mytilus galloprovincialis chromosome 14, xbMytGall1.hap1.1, whole genome shotgun sequence genome contains the following:
- the LOC143058891 gene encoding uncharacterized protein LOC143058891 — protein MNTVEEFSCVNDHERTGKSKRIIPFSIELGVKCASKLCFFPHNLGTENWGCEHNKQHDTSELGLWFTNRGLQNDSKNCGLVCSYHCQGLIADELKQCPTDQQIGRLVYGLNLDVVKELFHHLDMPTHKWDGLLSNEHWYNGHLKFFALWEWTQKVKEATFGDLKHALIHVKEDPHILCKVFKELEINFGGLTEEVLAFPLDEFLLENLSNNIGNDNLLLGLELGLSGVELQDIVYQHKTRLIYQTREILKSWSKLQQPLSVLAKAFNRIDKFGVFFRCIQSWKQLSYLKN, from the exons ATGAATACTGTTGAAGAGTTTTCATGTGTTAATGATCACGAAAGGACGGGAAAATCAAAACGAATTATCCCCTTTTCAATAGAACTGGGTGTTAAATGTGCATCTAAATTATGCTTCTTTCCACATAACCTCGGAACAGAAAATTGGGGATGTGAGCACAATAAGCAACATGATACAAGTGAATTAGGACTGTGGTTTACTAACAGGGGCTTACAGAATGATAGCAAG AACTGTGGATTGGTTTGTTCCTACCATTGTCAag GTTTGATAGCAGATGAACTGAAACAGTGTCCCACAGATCAACAAATTGGACGTCTTGTTTATGGTTTGAACTTAGATGTAGTTAAAGAGCTGTTTCATCACCTTGATATGCCGACTCATAAATGGGATGGTTTGCTAAGCAATGAACACTGGTATAATGGTCATCTGAAATTCTTTGCGTTGTGGGAATGGACACAGAAAGTAAAAGAGGCAACTTTTGGTGATCTTAAACATGCATTGATTCATGTAAAGGAAGATCCTCACATATTGTGTAAA GTTTTTAAAGAACTAGAAATAAATTTTGGTG GTTTAACTGAAGAAGTCTTGGCATTTCCTCTAGATGAATTCTTACTTGAAAATTTGTCAAACAACATTGGTAATGATAATCTTCTGCTTGGACTAGAACTTGGATTGAGTGGTGTAGAATTGCAAGATATTGTATATCAGCATAAAACCAGATTGATTTATCAAACCAGAGAAATCCTTAAAAGTTGGAGTAAATTACAGCAACCGTTGTCTGTCTTAGCAAAAGCTTTCAATCGTATCGACAAATTTGGCGTGTTTTTCCGATGCATACAAAGTTGGAAGCAGTTGTCATAtcttaaaaattga